In Alkalihalobacillus sp. AL-G, the genomic stretch AGTACTTAACAAATAACTTTTAAGTGGTAAAATAGTAGTATAATACGGTATATAGAGATAGGAGGAAGCGGGCATGGCAGTTACAATAAAAGATGTTGCAAAATTAGCAAACGTTGCCCCTTCGACAGTATCAAGGGTTATTGCAAATAATCCACGAATCAGTGAGCGTACGAAGAAAAAAGTTCGTGAAGCAATGGATTATCTCGGCTATCATCCGAACTTTAATGCTCGAAGCCTTGCCAATCGGTCTTCAAAGGCAATAGGTATCGTCATGCCAAGCTCTGCTGAGAAGGCGTTCCAAAATCCATTTTTCCCTGAGGTGCTTAGAGGCATCAGTACAAAGGCTCATGAAAAAGAATTTACATTGTTGATGTCGACAGGTACAACAGAAGAAGAAATCTATCGTGCAGTTGTCGGAATGGTTCAGGGAAGGCGCGTTGATGGTATTGTCCTTCTTTATTCAAGAGTCGACGATCCAATCATGGCGTACCTTTATGAACAGAAGTTTCCGTTTACGGTTGTAGGTAAGCCGTTCAAGAATGATAATAAAATCAATCATGTCGATAATGACAACTATAAAGCAGCAAAACAGTTGACCGAACACTTAATCACAAACGGCCATAAACGGATCGGTTTTGTCGGTGGAAGTGTAAATCTAGTCGTTACAACGGATCGGTTGCTAGGATATGAAAAGGCACTTCAGGTTGCGAATATTCCATATCGGAGCGAATACATCATCAATGCTGACTTTGCTCTCGAAAGCGGTCAAAGGGCGGTTTCTGAGCTTATGTCTCTTGAACAACCATCGACTGCGCTGGTTGTAACTGATGATTTGATGGCACTCGGAGTACTCAGAATGTTTGATGACATTGGTGTAAAGGTACCAAACGATGTTTCTGTCGTCAGCTTTAACAATGCAATGATCGCTGAGCTTGCGACACCCTCCTTAACATCGGTTGACATTAATATTTATGAGCTTGGCTATCAGGCAGTTGATTGTCTATTGGAAACGATTGAAAAACCGGACGGACCACCGAGTAAAATAAAAGTCGATCATCGCATCATCATTCGGCAATCGAGCGAACAACAACTGACAACGAACGATATCAAATCAGAAGAAGTAACAAAAAACGATTGAACAATCAAAACGAGACAGCATCAGATTGTTATTTTTCTTGAGTCCTAAAAGAAAAATACAACTGATCGTTTGTTTCGTTTTTTTACGTTAAAAATAAAAGGATTCTCGAACTTCAGTCTTGAATGTGTCAGTATGTATGAAATTTCAGGGTACGATGGCAGGTGTAGCTTAGTGGCAAATTCGATTGAAACTTTTCCGTTTCCATTCACGAAAGACCAGTATGAATATACGAATAATTCGTCACAACTCAATCCAGTTAGATGTGTGGAAGTGACAGGAGACTACAATTCAGAAATTCAATTAAAGCGGAAGCTGATCGAGGAACATCCAGAGAGGTGTTATCGATCGTTCCGTCATTCAATAGAAGGGCAATGGGAAATACTTAAGCTGCTCTTTCATGAGATTGCAACCTATGAGCCTGATCACTTTACCTTTGAGAGAAGAGGCAAGGAGTATCGGTTTCAAAACCTGATTCTTGGGGAAGAGGAGCGATTTATTGACCGTGACCTCTCGTCAATTGATAGTGAACCATTTGACTTAGCAGGAAGACATGTCCAAGAAGATCTAATTTTAATGGGGGACAGGGAAGGCACTTTGTTTCTCGATGCTGGACAGCTCTGTTTTCCGTCAAATTGGTCACTGGCGTTTGCGTTTGGCCTTGATTTTAAATCAATCCATACACCAGTACCTCGAATTAATCAAACTGGTTTTATCGAAAAGGTCGAACGTTTTATTAAAAGAATTCGACCAGGTACAGCTTGGGAACGGAACAATTGGTCAGTGACCATCACAAACAAACTCGACACGCCACTCGAGACCTATTCAGAATGGGGCAGGAGCAGATTAAAAGTGACAGAAGAGAATGTGGAAGACCTGTTACATTTAAGAGTGGAAATCCAGAGACTTTATCGGTTACCGCTGACCAATGATGTGCTTTTTACAATCCATACGTATCTTCTATCATTAAAGGATATGGCAACAAACAATGAATGGTTGACTCGGTTCTTTAAAAATGTGGAAACGCTAACGGATGATATTGCGGAATACAAAGGGATATCACTATATAAAAAGCCATTGATGAACTATTTCGAGCAGAAAGTCAAAAAGGATTGATCGATCATGGGCAACACAATTGCTATAGATTATAACAGACCGCGTTGTTTAATAATCTCAGATGACTGTAAGAATGCGAAGCTCCCGAACATCCTAAAGGAAATGAAGGATCGAAATCTCGACTTTCAAATCATAGATTATAGTAATGAAATGGCTTCTGAAACTCTCGAGAAAAGATTATCTAATCAACCACTAGGGTGCTTGTTAATCCTCTTAGTCAATCCAGAGCTATCCAGAAGAATTGTGCACATCGCGAGGGAGATTCACTTTTCTATAAATGATATCATCGTGATTTCAGACTCCGGTTTGTCACGGCACGTTTTTTGTGGCAGCTGTCATTTTATTAACGAGAATATTCAAGCACGTCGCTTCAACTGTAAAAAATGCTTGAACGAGCTTGAGGTTTCAGACCATTTTTCGGCATATTATCAAGCGGTTCTTGGGTATCCAGTCATCAAACAAGCGGGTGTTGAACATGAATAAATCCATTCAACTTCAGGTGGAAAAAGTAATCAACGAAACCCAAAAAGTGAAAAGGCTAGTACTAGGATCAAAACAAATCAAGCTACCGACATTTGGTCCTGGAGCACACATCACACTTCATTTACCGATGGGAACCCGTCAATATTCCCTTACCAACAATCCAGTTCAATCAACGAATAATTACGAAATCGCAGTCAAAAGAATCGGCGGAGAAGGTAGTGGGTCAGGATTTATCCATGATCACGTTAAAAAAGGGGTTACGCTTACTGTGTCTATTCCGGACAATTATTTTCCTCTGCACTTGAAGGCGAACCACCATGTTTTCTATGCTGCCGGGATTGGGATTACCCCAGTTCTCTCCATGATCTCCTATTTAAAAACAATCGGTCATTCCTTTGAACTTCATTACGTAGCCCGTTCAAGAGAAGAGTGTGCTTTTTACGAACAGCTTCAATCAGAGTGCGGAACCCAATCTGCGTTTTATTTTATGGAAAGGTCGGAGCGGATGAAGCGGTTGAAGGAAACGATGCGTAATCGAACAATCGGAACACATGTGTATATGTGCGGTCCACAAGCATTCATGGAGGAGCTCGTCACGTATGCCAAGAAGCTTCATTTCCCATCGCACCATATTCATGTCGAAAGATTTGCACCGGTGAGTGATACAAAAAATAGAACGCCATTTACAGTTTCACTAGAAAAACGTAATAAAATGATTACGGTAGAAGCAGAAAAAAGTTTGTTGGAATCACTTGCTGACCATGACATCAAAGTCCCTTATGCATGCCGTATGGGGATATGTGGAACTTGTGAGGTCATAGTGAACAATGGAAAGGTCCAGCATCTCGATTCCTTCTTAACTGAGAAGGAGAGGAAAACAAAGCTTTTGAGCTGTGTCTCTAGGGGAGTGAATCATATTTCAATCGATCTTTAAGGTGTGAAGGGAGAAAAGATAGATAAACCGGGACAGATGGTAATTCTTAAAGATAATCCGAGAACAGGTAAGGCAAGCATTGCCCAGGTGATGCAAATACGTTTACCTTTTTTCAAGCCCTTCCAGCACACGGCGGAACGGTTGCTCTTCTTTTGCTGCTTCAAAACCAGCAAATGGACATACGATTTGAGCCACCCGTTCCAGTACGGTATGCATCGAAAATTGTTCCGGTCTTAATCCAGGCTTCACCTCGTCCCACTGCAAAGGTGTTGCAACCAGTGCCTCATCGTTTCCACGAAGTGAATATGGGGCTATAATCGTTTTTCCCTCTGCATGCTGTATGTAATCGATGTAACAGCGTGATCCACGATTTTGCTTCAGCCGTTCGATCGTAAACTTTTCAGGGTTTTGCTCAACAAGGTAGGTGGCAACAAAATGAGTGAACATTCGGGTCTCGTCATAGGTATAGGTGTCATCTGGCAATGGAACATACACCTGGATCCCCTTATTTCCAGACGTTTTTACAAATGCATGGAGCTTCAATCGGTCAAGTATATCTTTAATTAGAATTGCTGCTTCAACAGCTAGTGAAAATTGCTCTCGGGACGGTGGATCAAGATCAAAAACGATTTCAGCTGGCATCGATGATTGGATCGTGTTAAAAGGAATGTGGTATTCAAGTGCGAGTTGATTTCCAAGCCATACTAAAGGGGGCAAAGCATTACAGACAATGTAACGGATGCCTTCATGTTCATTCGTTTCAACAAAGTCCGGTGCATAATCCGGGCAATTTTTTTGATAGAAAAAGTCATCATGCATACCATGGGGATATCGTTTAACCGTCAACCAACGATTTTTTAAAAAAGGAAGCATAAACGAATGAATTTGTATCAAATAGTGTAGATAGGATTGCTTTGTAATCCCTTTTTGTGGATATAAAATTTTATCGAGACTGGTTACGTTGATTGTCTCGTCGTCAATGTTCAGCTGTCCATCTGATTTTGCAGTGCTTCCCATGTGTGCATTCCTCCCAATGTACGTCAAGGCGAAAACAGGCTTCCTGCTTACTGTGTTGTGTTCGCTTTGACGATTTGGATCAGTGCTTCACGCTCCGAACCTTCAAGACCATGTGAAAAGAGACCTAAATCAATTAAGGAACCAGCGTCATTTAAAGCAAAATGAACAAATCCTTTTCCGAATCATAACCGGCCACAATAAAAGTGCACGTTTTTGAATGTTCGAAAAGCTGGCCTTCCATTTTGTTTCTAAAATACAGAGCTCACCATCAAAAATGACTGGCGGTGAATCTTTATAGGTTTGCTGAATCAACTTAGCCGCATGATGTATTCCAGAGAATGCTTTAGTTAAAGATTTCAGGATTCGGCTATGGAAAAGGATTTCTTTTTCATTGATGTGTAACCATGCCTGAAACCAGGTCGTTTTTAACTTCAAAATACCACTCATCTCCTTCGGGAAGTACAGAGACAAGGGTAATCGATGTAATCGGCTTCATTCGCTGCTCGCTTTTTTCTTTCGGGTCGTTTTCTTCTTCTTTTTAGGCTTGGAGTCATTGATACTCGCTTGCAACGCGTCCATAAGGTCAACAACATCAGCTTTCGGTCGCTCTTTTGAAACCGTTATTTGTTCTCCTTTTACTTTACTTTCGATCGCTTCCATTAAATCTTCTCGATAATCATCATGATACTTTTCAGGATCAAATTCAGTTGTTAGCTGGTCAATCAGTTGGATTGCCATATCCATTTCCTTTTTATTGACCTCAACGTTTTCTGGGATATCCGGTACGAGGTCGACATTTCGTACTTCATCAGGAAAATGGATTGTCTCTAATAACAATCCTTTGTCATAAACACGAACGACAGCTAAATTTTGTTTGGAGCGAATCATCACCTTTGCTATGCCGATTTTTCCGGAGTCATCCATTGCTTGCTTTAGCAGCGTATACGGTTTTCCTCCGTTTTCACCAGGTCCGATAAAATACGAACGGTTAAAATAAATCGGGTCGACCTCAGTCAAGCTGACAAAATCAATAATCTCGATTGATTTTGTTTGTTCCTTTGCTAGTGCATCGAGATCATCTTTTTCAAGTTCAACAAACTTTCCTGGTTCGTATTCATAGGCTTTGATTATGTCATCTTGTTCAAGCGTTTTCTCACAGGCAGGACAAACCTTTTCATATTTGATCGGATTGTGGCATTCCTTATGGAGCTGTCTCATCTTTATATCCTTGTTTTCAGTTGCCGCAAACAGCTTAATAGGAATGGTAACGAGTCCGAAGCTGATCGAGCCTTTCCACATTGTGTGCATAAAGAGGCATCCTTTCTTCCTTTTACCTCTTAATGTGAGCGGAAAGAGCCTGTTCCATAATAACCAGTTTTTACAAATTAATTCGAAGAGGTTAGCTTCCTACGATAATACCACCGTTAATGTGAACCATTTGCCCCGAAATATAGGAGGAATCGTCTGAGGCTAAAAAGACATAGCTTGGGGCGACTTCATCGGGTTGGCCAGGTCTTCCCATCGGGGTGTTTTTCCCGAATTCTCCGACATGCTGAGCATCGAAGGTGGATGGAATGAGCGGTGTCCAAATCGGTCCAGGTGCAACCCCGTTTACTCTAATTCCTTTTGAAACAAGTGACTCTGATAAAGAACGGGTCAAGGCAACCATTGCCCCTTTTGTTGCAGAATAGTCGAGCAGATGGTCATTTCCTTTGTAGGCAGTGACGGAGGTTGTATTGATTATTGTGCTGCCTTTTTTCATGTGTGGGAGAACCGCTTTGACCATATAAAAACAAGCAAAGATGTTGGTGCGGAATGTTCGTTCGAGCTGATCTTGTGTAATCTCCTCAATACCGTTTTTCGGGTGCTGTTCCGCCGCGTTGTTGATAAGAATATCAGCAGCTCCAAATTCATCGACCACTTGTTGAACCGAAGTCTTGCAGAATATTTCACTACCTACGTCTCCGGAAATCAATAAACACCGTTGCCCCTCTTGTTCAACCTGACGTTTCGTTTCGTTCGCATCCTCGTGCTCATTAAGATAGATTACAGCTACATCAGCACCTTCTTTGGCATAGAGAATCGAGACCGCTCTACCGATTCCACTGTCGCCTCCCGTTATGATTGCCTTTTTACCAGCTAATTTTCCACTCCCTTTATAAGCGGGATCTTCCTGCTGCGGTTTCGGAACCATCTCGTCTTCTGTACCTGGCTGGTGGTTCTGATGCTGTGGGGGTTGACCCGACGGCTTATTCTCCTTTGGTGAATAATACCTATTAAACAACATGATGAAAACTCCTCTCTTGAATCAGGTTTCTAATTACTATTACCGTCTAAAAATATATTTAATCGTCTTATTGTGATGGAAGGGATGTTTATCTTTGTAATAGCAGAGGGAAAAGTCATTGTAGATATGGATAGGAGGAATGTCGTATGATCATTGATAATGTACGCTTATTTCGGCCATTTATAAATGATGACCCCGAAACGATGCATCATATTGTGCTCGAGAACGGAAAGATAGCGGAAATTCATAAAGGAAGAGCGCCTCAACAAGGCAATGATGTTCATGATGGAAAAGAAAGAACTATTATGACCAGTTTTACGGACTCCCACTTGCACTTATTACGTTATGGTTTGATGAAGGTCGAATTAGATTTGCGACATGTTACGAGCTGGCGTGAGATGAAAGAGGAAATGCGGGATTACTATCCAGAAATGGAGGAAAACGATTGGATTGTTGGCCGAGGTTTTAACGACGATCAATTTACAGACATCGATCATTATTTAACAGCAAAAGACCTTGATGAAATTCATCTCGGAAAACCAATCTTCTTTCTGCATCAGGATGGTCATGAATGTGTTGTAAATGATAAAGTGATGGATATGCTTAAAATGGAAGACTCCTTTAAAAAGGCAGTTCCCGAAAGCTTCATCGAAAAAGATAATGCCGGGGAATGGACGGGGCGTTTCAAGGATACAGCGGTTCATTTTATAAAAAGGCATTTCCGTGGACGTTCAAAACAAGAAGCAAAGGAAGCGATAACAGCTGCCATTCCACACTTTCTAAACTTAGGTATTACCACAGTTCATACTGATGACCTGAACTTTATCGGTTCCTATCAAATCCTGTGGGAAAGCTATAGAGAACTGGAAAAAGATGATAAACTTCCAATTGAGGTATTTCTTCATCATTATATATTCAACAAAGATGACTTGGATGAATTTATCGAAAGTTTTGATATAAGAAGTGGTGAAGGAACAGTAAAAGTGAAGACAGGTGCTATCAAAATTTTTCTCGATGGGACGCAACGCCTTCACACAGCCGCCATGCGTTTTCCATATAGCGATAAACCAGATACAACTGGAAATCTTGTATACTCCCAGGATGAATTGAATGAAATCGTGAAAGCTGCTTCAGAAAATGACATGCAGGTTGCTATGCATGCGATCGGAGACAGTGCTGTAGAGCAAGCCATAAATGCATTGGAACAACCTGAAGTCAATGTTTCCAAGCTTCGCCACCGTATCATTCATGCTCAAACGCTCGGACCTGATTTGATTGAACGGTTAGGAGATTTAAA encodes the following:
- a CDS encoding amidohydrolase, which translates into the protein MIIDNVRLFRPFINDDPETMHHIVLENGKIAEIHKGRAPQQGNDVHDGKERTIMTSFTDSHLHLLRYGLMKVELDLRHVTSWREMKEEMRDYYPEMEENDWIVGRGFNDDQFTDIDHYLTAKDLDEIHLGKPIFFLHQDGHECVVNDKVMDMLKMEDSFKKAVPESFIEKDNAGEWTGRFKDTAVHFIKRHFRGRSKQEAKEAITAAIPHFLNLGITTVHTDDLNFIGSYQILWESYRELEKDDKLPIEVFLHHYIFNKDDLDEFIESFDIRSGEGTVKVKTGAIKIFLDGTQRLHTAAMRFPYSDKPDTTGNLVYSQDELNEIVKAASENDMQVAMHAIGDSAVEQAINALEQPEVNVSKLRHRIIHAQTLGPDLIERLGDLKPFIETQPSFLMEEYDQKAIWVGEDLAPYCDPFGSLEQNGIPYTLSSDAPIGNLNPFESIFGAVNRTDFEHQPEGGWVPHEKLTLDQSVEAFTYTPKLLEYQESLKGKLEEGFEADFILVTDHPKSTRMIDLHEIRVDEVWVSGERVFECN
- a CDS encoding LacI family DNA-binding transcriptional regulator, translated to MAVTIKDVAKLANVAPSTVSRVIANNPRISERTKKKVREAMDYLGYHPNFNARSLANRSSKAIGIVMPSSAEKAFQNPFFPEVLRGISTKAHEKEFTLLMSTGTTEEEIYRAVVGMVQGRRVDGIVLLYSRVDDPIMAYLYEQKFPFTVVGKPFKNDNKINHVDNDNYKAAKQLTEHLITNGHKRIGFVGGSVNLVVTTDRLLGYEKALQVANIPYRSEYIINADFALESGQRAVSELMSLEQPSTALVVTDDLMALGVLRMFDDIGVKVPNDVSVVSFNNAMIAELATPSLTSVDINIYELGYQAVDCLLETIEKPDGPPSKIKVDHRIIIRQSSEQQLTTNDIKSEEVTKND
- a CDS encoding DUF3445 domain-containing protein, whose translation is MANSIETFPFPFTKDQYEYTNNSSQLNPVRCVEVTGDYNSEIQLKRKLIEEHPERCYRSFRHSIEGQWEILKLLFHEIATYEPDHFTFERRGKEYRFQNLILGEEERFIDRDLSSIDSEPFDLAGRHVQEDLILMGDREGTLFLDAGQLCFPSNWSLAFAFGLDFKSIHTPVPRINQTGFIEKVERFIKRIRPGTAWERNNWSVTITNKLDTPLETYSEWGRSRLKVTEENVEDLLHLRVEIQRLYRLPLTNDVLFTIHTYLLSLKDMATNNEWLTRFFKNVETLTDDIAEYKGISLYKKPLMNYFEQKVKKD
- a CDS encoding PDR/VanB family oxidoreductase: MNKSIQLQVEKVINETQKVKRLVLGSKQIKLPTFGPGAHITLHLPMGTRQYSLTNNPVQSTNNYEIAVKRIGGEGSGSGFIHDHVKKGVTLTVSIPDNYFPLHLKANHHVFYAAGIGITPVLSMISYLKTIGHSFELHYVARSREECAFYEQLQSECGTQSAFYFMERSERMKRLKETMRNRTIGTHVYMCGPQAFMEELVTYAKKLHFPSHHIHVERFAPVSDTKNRTPFTVSLEKRNKMITVEAEKSLLESLADHDIKVPYACRMGICGTCEVIVNNGKVQHLDSFLTEKERKTKLLSCVSRGVNHISIDL
- a CDS encoding SDR family oxidoreductase; translation: MLFNRYYSPKENKPSGQPPQHQNHQPGTEDEMVPKPQQEDPAYKGSGKLAGKKAIITGGDSGIGRAVSILYAKEGADVAVIYLNEHEDANETKRQVEQEGQRCLLISGDVGSEIFCKTSVQQVVDEFGAADILINNAAEQHPKNGIEEITQDQLERTFRTNIFACFYMVKAVLPHMKKGSTIINTTSVTAYKGNDHLLDYSATKGAMVALTRSLSESLVSKGIRVNGVAPGPIWTPLIPSTFDAQHVGEFGKNTPMGRPGQPDEVAPSYVFLASDDSSYISGQMVHINGGIIVGS
- the ligD gene encoding non-homologous end-joining DNA ligase, which produces MGSTAKSDGQLNIDDETINVTSLDKILYPQKGITKQSYLHYLIQIHSFMLPFLKNRWLTVKRYPHGMHDDFFYQKNCPDYAPDFVETNEHEGIRYIVCNALPPLVWLGNQLALEYHIPFNTIQSSMPAEIVFDLDPPSREQFSLAVEAAILIKDILDRLKLHAFVKTSGNKGIQVYVPLPDDTYTYDETRMFTHFVATYLVEQNPEKFTIERLKQNRGSRCYIDYIQHAEGKTIIAPYSLRGNDEALVATPLQWDEVKPGLRPEQFSMHTVLERVAQIVCPFAGFEAAKEEQPFRRVLEGLEKR
- a CDS encoding Ku protein, coding for MHTMWKGSISFGLVTIPIKLFAATENKDIKMRQLHKECHNPIKYEKVCPACEKTLEQDDIIKAYEYEPGKFVELEKDDLDALAKEQTKSIEIIDFVSLTEVDPIYFNRSYFIGPGENGGKPYTLLKQAMDDSGKIGIAKVMIRSKQNLAVVRVYDKGLLLETIHFPDEVRNVDLVPDIPENVEVNKKEMDMAIQLIDQLTTEFDPEKYHDDYREDLMEAIESKVKGEQITVSKERPKADVVDLMDALQASINDSKPKKKKKTTRKKKASSE